The following coding sequences are from one Thermoplasmata archaeon window:
- a CDS encoding redox-regulated ATPase YchF encodes MELGVVGKPNVGKSTFFAAATLAPAQIANYPFTTIEPNRGMAYVRHRCPHLDLGMACQPNNAPCQDGVRLIPVELLDVAGLVPKAHEGRGLGNKFLDDLRQASALVHVIDATGGTDFEGNVVPAGTHDPLDDVRFLEEELAHWIAGILSRNWDKEARHADLEEVAPEKVLYDRLTGLGLTEPQIHLALRETPLDPKMARWSSEDLLHLAHSLRKIGKPMILAANKADLVSQDRLAELTQIEGYRTVPTSSELELALRRAAQARLIVYEPGASSFQVPDPAKLSPAQAKGLERIKSFLDARHTTGVQACVEEAVFKLLDLIVVFPVEDETHWTDKKGNVLPDAFLVPRGATAVDVAFKVHTDLGKHFIRAIDGRTKMVVGRDHPVKDGDVIKIVAKA; translated from the coding sequence GTGGAGCTCGGGGTCGTCGGCAAGCCCAATGTGGGCAAGTCCACGTTCTTCGCGGCCGCCACGCTCGCGCCCGCGCAAATCGCGAACTACCCGTTCACGACGATCGAGCCGAACCGCGGCATGGCGTACGTCCGGCACCGCTGTCCGCACCTCGACCTCGGCATGGCCTGCCAACCGAACAACGCGCCCTGCCAGGACGGCGTGCGGCTCATCCCTGTGGAGCTCCTCGACGTCGCGGGGCTGGTGCCGAAGGCCCACGAGGGCCGCGGCCTGGGCAACAAGTTCCTCGACGACTTGCGCCAGGCGAGCGCCCTCGTCCACGTGATCGACGCGACCGGGGGCACGGACTTCGAGGGGAACGTCGTCCCCGCCGGGACCCACGATCCGTTGGACGACGTCCGCTTTCTCGAGGAGGAACTCGCGCACTGGATCGCGGGCATCCTGTCCCGCAACTGGGACAAGGAGGCGCGACACGCGGACCTCGAGGAGGTGGCACCGGAGAAGGTCCTCTACGATCGGCTCACGGGCCTCGGCCTCACGGAGCCGCAGATCCATCTTGCCTTGCGCGAGACGCCCCTGGACCCGAAGATGGCCCGCTGGTCGTCCGAGGACCTCCTGCACCTGGCCCACAGCCTCCGCAAGATTGGGAAGCCGATGATCTTGGCGGCGAACAAGGCGGACCTCGTTTCTCAGGATCGGCTCGCGGAGCTCACCCAGATCGAGGGGTACCGCACCGTGCCCACGTCCTCGGAACTCGAGCTCGCCTTGCGCCGCGCAGCTCAGGCCCGCCTCATCGTGTACGAGCCGGGCGCTTCCTCGTTCCAGGTTCCAGACCCCGCCAAGCTCTCCCCGGCGCAGGCCAAGGGCTTGGAGAGGATCAAGTCCTTCTTGGACGCGCGGCACACGACCGGCGTGCAGGCGTGCGTAGAGGAAGCCGTCTTCAAACTCCTCGACCTGATCGTCGTCTTCCCCGTGGAGGACGAGACGCACTGGACGGACAAGAAGGGCAACGTGCTGCCCGATGCGTTCCTCGTGCCGCGCGGTGCCACCGCGGTGGACGTAGCCTTTAAGGTCCACACGGATTTGGGTAAGCACTTCATCCGAGCCATCGACGGGCGGACCAAGATGGTCGTGGGCCGCGACCACCCCGTCAAGGATGGCGACGTGATCAAGATCGTGGCGAAGGCATGA